The Daphnia carinata strain CSIRO-1 chromosome 2, CSIRO_AGI_Dcar_HiC_V3, whole genome shotgun sequence genome has a segment encoding these proteins:
- the LOC130686944 gene encoding adhesive plaque matrix protein-like, which yields MATSRPSSFVARGFLRFFLTEISRFRSFFFAAAAAAASGLRVSTPNRKEGPWLIHLFGGLRYCASLCSEMTALHFTLLVCISWLAVAFAAEPTRRQTKLEDGERRQIFRDEVDHLKKAKRPAGSNQGYYQPQEDGHQPPYEDSYRPDTQDNYRPTYQDNYQPPNQDVDYPSNYGDKPVYQQDYKPSYEDEYKPTYHDEERPPYEDDYKPNYQDDHKPPYQDGYKPSYEDTPLYEDDYKPIEQDNYKPTFDDADIPFFKPIDFDINFYGAGNQKPDGYDGYDQHQEQKPYVPPPPQYDDYEPVKPVAPKPYKPAVPKPYKPRPTYPKEVVLLKPSLALKSNAYADKYTTPNYRPSHIPGTPGEDYPNYTAIPETSFDCLNFKNADFSYMFSDRDSGCQVFHTCHDDGRQDSFLCPLGTIFDVESQTCDWWFNVRCI from the exons ATGGCCACCAGTCGACCATCATCCTTCGTAGCGCGCGggtttcttcgttttttcctCACCGAAATTTCACGTTtccgttcgtttttctttgctgctgctgctgctgccgcctCTGGTCTACGAGTTTCAACACCGAACAGGAAGGAAGGCCCGTGGCTTATTCA tttgtttggAGGTTTGCGCTACTGTGCATCACTCTGCTCCGAGATGACCGCGTTACACTTCACGCTGCTGGTCTGCATCAGTTGGCTAGCCGTTGCCTTCGCCGCTGAACCAACGAGGCGTCAAACAAAATTAGAA GACGGTGAACGTCGCCAGATCTTTCGCGACGAGGTCGACCATTTGAAAAAGGCTAAACGGCCAGCTGGTAGCAATCAGGGTTACTACCAACCGCAGGAGGACGGCCATCAACCACCATACGAGGACAGTTATCGACCAGATACTCAAGACAATTACAGGCCAACCTATCAG GACAACTATCAACCACCTAACCAAGACGTTGATTATCCTTCGAATTATGGCGACAAACCTGTCTACCAGCAAGACTATAAACCATCTTACGAAGACGAGTACAAACCAACCTACCACGATGAAGAGAGACCGCCATACGAAGACGATTACAAGCCGAATTATCAAGACGATCATAAACCACCTTATCAAGATGGTTACAAACCGTCGTACGAGGACACACCGCTCTACGAGGACGACTACAAACCAATTGAACAAGACAATTACAAACCGACATTTGATGACGCAGacattccattttttaaacccaTCGATTTTGATATCAATTTTTACGGTGCTGGCAATCAGAAACCTGATGGCTACGACGGATACGATCAGCATCAAGAACAGAAACCCTACGTCCCCCCACCGCCGCAATACGATGATTATGAGCCTGTGAAACCCGTTGCACCTAAGCCATATAAACCAGCCGTCCCCAAACCGTACAAACCACGCCCTACCTACCCGAAGGAGGTGGTACTGTTGAAGCCCAGCTTAGCCCTCAAATCCAACGCGTACGCTGACAAGTACACCACGCCAAATTATCGCCCCAGTCACATTCCTGGTACTCCTGGAGAAGACTATCCCAATTACACCGCCATTCCAGAGACATCTTTTGATTGTCTAAATTTCAAGAACGCCGATTTCAGTTACATGTTTTCGGATAGGGACTCTGGATGTCAG GTGTTCCATACGTGTCACGATGATGGTCGCCAGGACTCCTTTTTATGTCCGCTAGGCACAATATTCGACGTGGAATCGCAGACTTGTGATTGGTGGTTCAACGTCCGATGTATTTAA